Proteins found in one Thermogemmata fonticola genomic segment:
- a CDS encoding GH3 auxin-responsive promoter family protein, with protein MSWKRYLLVRLGRLISYPIRRQLRLFEAACQEPEAVQAALLQEIVRRQAATAFGRDHRLDTVRNVLDYRRQVPVAPYEYVAPYIERVAQGEWSALLAEPRVHLFALTSGTTARRKLIPVTDSYLRAYRRGWNMWGVKMYRDHRERKIAMRPIVQLVGDPEEFRTRGGIPCGNLSGYTAMVQKRLIRWMYAVPYFIGKIHDARSRYYVALRCALARPVSQFLAANPSTLLQLARTLDAEKEHLLRDLQDGTLHADLDIPPSLRALLTPYLRRDRVRAAALHRLAEKTGRLFPCDVWPDNTIILNCWTGGSMGHYLRLLPHYYGQPPIRDLGLLASEGRMTLPLEDHTPAGVLDIWSHYFEFIPEGEIDSTQPTVLGAHELQVGRSYYILLTTTYGLHRYHISDLVRVTGYYGRTPLVEFLSKGHRFANLTGEKLSEYHVTQAVTAVLQHLPQPLSSYSLAPVWEEQQPYYGLFLEAADARDEELLRRFLAACDRQLGQENIEYAAKRASGRLGPLRALILPNGFWTEWDRQRLLQTGGSPEQYKHPCLLGDTSFRQSAPVCKIVDPQPVEATLESVPLSPGQ; from the coding sequence ATGTCCTGGAAGCGATACCTGCTCGTACGCTTGGGACGGTTGATCTCTTACCCCATTCGCCGGCAGTTGCGCCTATTCGAGGCCGCCTGCCAGGAACCGGAGGCGGTTCAAGCGGCGTTGCTGCAGGAAATCGTGCGCCGGCAAGCTGCCACCGCCTTCGGACGGGACCACCGCCTCGATACGGTCCGCAATGTGCTGGACTACCGGCGTCAGGTTCCCGTGGCTCCCTATGAGTATGTCGCCCCTTACATTGAACGCGTGGCGCAGGGGGAATGGTCCGCGCTTTTGGCAGAACCGCGCGTCCACCTCTTTGCGCTGACTTCCGGTACCACGGCCCGGCGGAAATTGATCCCGGTCACCGATTCCTACCTGCGGGCTTACCGCCGCGGCTGGAACATGTGGGGTGTGAAAATGTACCGCGATCATCGGGAACGGAAGATCGCCATGCGCCCCATCGTGCAATTGGTCGGCGACCCGGAGGAGTTTCGCACCCGTGGCGGCATCCCCTGCGGCAATCTTTCTGGCTACACCGCAATGGTCCAGAAACGACTCATTCGCTGGATGTACGCCGTGCCTTACTTCATCGGCAAAATTCACGATGCCCGCAGCCGCTATTATGTGGCCTTGCGCTGTGCCCTGGCCCGCCCCGTGTCGCAGTTCCTGGCCGCCAATCCCAGCACCCTGCTGCAACTGGCCCGGACTCTGGATGCGGAAAAGGAACATCTCCTACGGGACTTGCAGGATGGCACCCTGCATGCCGACCTGGACATTCCTCCGTCCCTGCGCGCCCTGCTCACCCCCTACCTGCGTCGAGATCGGGTCCGGGCCGCGGCCCTTCACCGGCTGGCTGAGAAAACCGGCCGCCTCTTCCCCTGCGACGTTTGGCCGGATAACACCATCATTCTCAACTGCTGGACGGGCGGCAGTATGGGCCACTACCTGCGCCTACTCCCCCACTATTACGGCCAGCCTCCGATCCGCGATCTCGGTTTATTGGCCAGCGAAGGGCGTATGACCTTGCCCTTGGAAGACCATACCCCCGCCGGCGTCCTCGACATCTGGTCCCATTACTTCGAGTTCATTCCCGAAGGGGAAATCGACTCGACGCAACCCACCGTGCTGGGCGCCCACGAATTGCAAGTAGGCCGCAGTTACTACATCCTGCTGACGACCACCTACGGCTTGCACCGCTATCATATCTCGGACCTGGTCCGCGTCACCGGCTATTATGGCCGCACTCCCTTGGTGGAGTTCCTCAGCAAAGGCCACCGTTTTGCCAATCTCACCGGGGAAAAACTCAGTGAGTATCATGTCACCCAAGCGGTCACGGCGGTGTTGCAACATCTGCCTCAGCCATTGAGCAGTTACAGTCTTGCGCCGGTCTGGGAGGAGCAGCAACCTTACTATGGCCTGTTTCTGGAAGCCGCCGACGCAAGGGATGAAGAATTGCTCCGCCGCTTCCTGGCTGCCTGCGATCGCCAATTGGGACAGGAAAACATCGAATATGCCGCCAAACGAGCCAGCGGGCGGCTCGGACCCCTCCGCGCCTTGATCTTACCCAACGGCTTCTGGACCGAGTGGGACCGGCAACGCCTCCTTCAGACCGGCGGCTCGCCGGAACAGTACAAGCATCCCTGCCTCCTCGGCGATACCTCCTTCCGTCAAAGTGCCCCCGTCTGCAAGATCGTCGATCCGCAACCTGTGGAAGCCACCCTGGAATCTGTCCCACTTTCGCCCGGCCAATAA
- a CDS encoding PDDEXK family nuclease: MNTETPSAAPTESIASDTSQAFPPPTALILLASEQLWPNVESVEYWKDSLQHIFIYHTEDERRSVLPAQRLGHFCQARCPHVQVDYADGDGKPESVVAKIEGWLVQYPQYQWVINATGGTKLMFLGAASLIGRPHVSVIYRELNGSWYHLTNHNGYLETLPLDIPPQVTDRIPLETLLQTLWWDEGTVIDLRHPKPLDIVRLTQLLIQHEGKWREAFTACGVPPEKEDNNSGHLFERYVAAILLAIGVPPQNIARNVRKEGKQSQQKNDPKKGGQHLHEIDIVVNHQSRIYVLDCKLQGEGNGGGRGAQLMQQIRNLSDTVRQLGGVGAVGVLLRPNRTFFDEERTYAEGIGLRVLDRSKLSTFFEELARILGIPTVPAVLQNAQQLWQNPVFAERVFPGSPRTHQIARSSSESGIVGLENYLCEWSRTLGQNWAVCQLWDNYFLLRYDQRKGQGNIHQIARHLPQNIGCINSESEQLWTSGTGDTGYWLFQANPEDVRRFFKPYVGRDL, translated from the coding sequence ATGAACACCGAAACGCCGTCTGCTGCTCCAACGGAGTCAATCGCGTCTGACACCTCGCAGGCATTCCCGCCGCCCACCGCCTTGATCCTACTAGCCAGCGAGCAACTTTGGCCCAACGTGGAAAGTGTCGAATATTGGAAGGACAGCCTCCAGCACATCTTTATCTACCACACAGAAGATGAGCGCCGCTCGGTCCTCCCCGCCCAGCGTTTAGGCCACTTCTGCCAGGCACGTTGTCCCCATGTCCAGGTGGACTATGCCGACGGGGATGGCAAGCCGGAGTCAGTCGTCGCCAAGATCGAAGGCTGGCTCGTGCAATATCCGCAGTATCAGTGGGTCATCAACGCCACCGGCGGCACCAAGCTCATGTTCCTCGGTGCTGCCAGCCTGATCGGGCGGCCTCATGTCTCGGTCATCTACCGCGAACTCAACGGCTCCTGGTACCACCTGACCAACCACAACGGTTACCTGGAAACCCTGCCTCTCGACATCCCGCCTCAAGTGACGGATCGGATTCCGCTCGAGACCCTTCTGCAGACCCTCTGGTGGGATGAAGGAACGGTTATTGATCTGCGCCATCCAAAACCTCTCGATATCGTCCGGCTCACCCAGCTTCTGATCCAACACGAGGGCAAATGGCGAGAGGCCTTCACGGCCTGTGGTGTGCCTCCAGAAAAGGAAGACAATAATAGCGGACATTTATTTGAACGTTACGTAGCAGCAATACTACTGGCGATCGGTGTGCCCCCTCAAAATATCGCACGCAATGTGCGTAAGGAAGGGAAACAAAGTCAACAGAAGAATGATCCCAAAAAGGGGGGACAGCATCTCCACGAGATTGACATTGTCGTCAATCACCAGTCCCGCATCTATGTGCTGGATTGCAAGCTGCAAGGCGAAGGCAACGGGGGCGGCCGTGGTGCCCAGCTCATGCAGCAGATTCGCAATCTTTCGGATACGGTGCGGCAGTTAGGAGGCGTGGGAGCCGTTGGCGTTTTGCTCCGTCCCAATCGGACGTTTTTTGACGAGGAGCGGACCTATGCCGAGGGCATCGGCTTGCGCGTCCTGGATCGGAGTAAACTCAGCACGTTTTTCGAGGAACTGGCTCGCATCCTCGGTATCCCTACGGTGCCGGCTGTGTTGCAAAATGCGCAACAATTATGGCAAAACCCTGTCTTTGCCGAGCGCGTGTTTCCCGGCAGCCCGCGCACTCACCAGATAGCCCGTTCCTCGTCGGAGAGCGGCATCGTGGGGTTGGAAAACTACCTATGCGAGTGGAGTAGGACGTTGGGTCAGAACTGGGCTGTCTGCCAATTGTGGGACAACTATTTTCTTCTACGTTATGATCAACGCAAGGGACAAGGAAACATCCACCAAATCGCTCGTCATTTGCCCCAAAACATAGGTTGCATCAATTCCGAGTCCGAGCAACTTTGGACATCAGGAACGGGAGATACGGGATACTGGCTCTTTCAGGCAAATCCGGAGGATGTTAGGCGGTTTTTCAAGCCATATGTTGGCCGGGATTTGTAA
- a CDS encoding DUF1501 domain-containing protein: protein MQRIGCHTWRDGYPTRRQVVQAAVWAAGAGSWMTGQIALAPAAEPASPPRPRAQAVILLFMWGGPSHLDTLDPKPLAPAEIRGEFQPIRTTVPGIQISEHFPRLARLAHLYTIIRSMGHDDPAHLSPVHHLMTGHVAPTPKSDAAPATRQDHPHFGAMLAKLRPAPAGVPTCVVLPWLVSHPAAPGGTAPGQHAGWLGSAYDPFVITADPNHPDFRITGLDSAEPRLLTRQQLLEALDRHPAAAAYPPLRDKALALLTSRRLAQACDLNREPVAIRDRYGRHTFGQSCLLARRLIEAGVPFVCVHWPNDGAFFWDTHGDNFRSLKHRLMPPADQGTAALLEDLHARGLLSQTLVVWTGEFGRTPKITPGNAGREHWPFCYSALVAGAGIRGGTLHGASDKIGAYPTTPPVSPADLTATIAFALGLNPQLEIHDRLHRPLPLTRGQPLTTLFA, encoded by the coding sequence ATGCAGCGAATTGGGTGCCATACCTGGCGTGATGGTTATCCCACCCGGCGGCAAGTTGTGCAAGCGGCTGTGTGGGCGGCTGGGGCTGGCAGTTGGATGACAGGACAGATAGCGCTGGCACCTGCGGCAGAACCCGCGTCCCCACCCCGTCCTCGTGCCCAAGCTGTTATTTTGTTGTTCATGTGGGGCGGACCATCGCACCTGGACACTCTGGACCCGAAACCTCTGGCCCCGGCGGAGATTCGCGGCGAGTTCCAACCCATCCGCACCACGGTGCCTGGTATTCAGATCAGCGAACATTTTCCCCGCTTGGCACGGCTGGCTCACCTGTACACCATCATCCGCAGCATGGGTCATGACGATCCGGCCCATCTGTCGCCGGTGCACCACCTGATGACCGGCCATGTTGCCCCTACCCCCAAGTCGGATGCCGCACCGGCCACGCGTCAGGATCATCCCCATTTTGGAGCGATGCTAGCCAAGTTGCGTCCAGCTCCTGCGGGGGTTCCCACCTGTGTGGTGCTTCCCTGGCTGGTGTCCCATCCCGCGGCGCCCGGCGGAACTGCACCCGGCCAGCACGCCGGTTGGCTCGGCTCCGCCTATGATCCCTTCGTCATCACTGCCGATCCCAACCACCCGGATTTCCGCATCACCGGCTTGGATAGCGCTGAACCTCGCTTGCTGACCCGCCAGCAACTCCTGGAAGCTCTTGATCGCCACCCCGCTGCTGCCGCCTATCCCCCCTTGCGGGACAAAGCCTTGGCCTTGCTCACCTCCCGCCGCTTGGCTCAAGCCTGCGACCTCAACCGCGAGCCGGTAGCTATTCGCGATCGGTATGGCCGGCACACTTTCGGGCAATCCTGCCTGCTGGCCCGGCGGCTCATCGAAGCGGGTGTCCCCTTCGTCTGTGTCCACTGGCCCAACGATGGTGCGTTCTTCTGGGACACCCACGGCGATAACTTCCGCAGCCTGAAGCACCGCCTCATGCCCCCTGCCGACCAGGGCACAGCCGCCCTGCTGGAAGACCTCCACGCCCGCGGCTTACTCAGCCAAACCCTCGTCGTCTGGACCGGGGAATTCGGCCGCACTCCCAAGATCACGCCGGGCAACGCGGGACGGGAACACTGGCCTTTCTGTTACTCCGCACTCGTAGCCGGCGCTGGCATCCGCGGCGGCACCCTTCACGGCGCCAGTGACAAAATCGGGGCCTATCCCACCACCCCGCCCGTCTCCCCCGCCGACCTGACCGCGACAATCGCCTTCGCCTTGGGACTGAATCCCCAGCTCGAAATCCACGACCGGCTTCACCGGCCCTTGCCCCTCACCCGCGGCCAACCTTTGACCACCCTTTTCGCTTGA
- a CDS encoding alpha/beta hydrolase translates to MVFWLWISLLLAVPPVLFGLVMAILFFYVRWKYMGYLTRIFQEKPLFIVPRGEPDASAEEITVVHPQGWHLRGCYFRTPAPQRKGVILFGLEFGSNRWSCRSYCEGLLAAGYDICAVEFRNQGESDRDPNYEPLQWVTDRDVSDMRAAIRYLLSRADADPRGIGIFGVSKGGSTAIVAAAEEPAVRCLVTDGAYGTHTTMVPYLKRWITIYSERRILQRILPTWFYAIVGRVGAQKVARNRGVVYPSIEKALRRWHRPLLMIHGGADTYIRPEMAEALFEQSRGQPRELWIVPGAKHNQALSVAGAEYHERLIAFFDQHLAQAPPLHPELTAPFPLAEHH, encoded by the coding sequence GTGGTTTTCTGGTTGTGGATCAGTTTGCTATTGGCGGTGCCACCCGTGCTCTTCGGGCTGGTGATGGCGATCTTGTTTTTTTACGTGCGCTGGAAGTACATGGGGTATTTGACGCGGATATTCCAGGAAAAGCCGCTGTTTATTGTGCCGCGGGGAGAACCGGACGCCTCGGCAGAGGAGATCACGGTGGTGCATCCGCAGGGATGGCACTTGCGGGGCTGTTACTTTCGCACTCCGGCTCCTCAACGCAAGGGGGTGATTTTGTTCGGCCTGGAGTTCGGATCAAACCGCTGGTCCTGCCGGTCGTATTGCGAGGGTTTGCTGGCGGCGGGTTACGATATCTGTGCGGTGGAGTTCCGCAATCAAGGGGAAAGCGATCGGGACCCGAACTACGAGCCTTTGCAATGGGTCACGGATCGGGACGTATCGGACATGCGGGCGGCGATCCGCTATCTGCTGAGCCGGGCCGATGCGGACCCACGAGGGATCGGCATTTTTGGCGTGAGCAAGGGGGGCAGCACCGCAATCGTGGCAGCGGCGGAGGAACCCGCTGTTCGCTGTTTGGTCACGGACGGGGCCTACGGTACCCACACGACTATGGTTCCCTACTTGAAGCGGTGGATTACCATCTACAGCGAGCGCCGGATCTTGCAGCGCATCCTGCCGACGTGGTTTTATGCGATTGTCGGGCGTGTTGGCGCTCAGAAGGTCGCCCGCAATCGCGGTGTGGTTTATCCGAGCATCGAAAAGGCCCTGCGGCGTTGGCATCGCCCCTTGCTGATGATCCACGGCGGGGCAGACACTTACATCCGTCCGGAAATGGCCGAGGCATTATTCGAGCAAAGCCGTGGGCAGCCCCGCGAGTTGTGGATTGTGCCGGGCGCCAAACACAATCAAGCCCTCAGTGTCGCCGGAGCAGAATACCACGAGCGGCTCATCGCCTTTTTCGACCAGCATCTGGCCCAAGCTCCCCCGCTGCATCCCGAACTGACCGCACCGTTTCCCCTGGCAGAACACCATTGA
- a CDS encoding response regulator translates to MVIEALPGRPEAQAHDRRFAVLIADDDRGTRETLGEALEQHGYRTLLAADGAEAVEVVQVELVHLVLFDLHMPRLSGLDALLAIRNLLHTTPPAVLMTAEATNDLMRRAFQAQVFSVLPKPVQLPVVVHTLARALRQTYGVQHPSVPLGEDSHPGTAT, encoded by the coding sequence ATGGTGATCGAGGCACTCCCCGGTCGGCCCGAGGCGCAGGCCCATGACCGCCGGTTTGCGGTCCTGATCGCCGATGACGACCGGGGCACGCGCGAAACGCTGGGTGAAGCTCTGGAGCAGCACGGCTACCGCACTCTGCTGGCCGCCGATGGCGCCGAGGCGGTGGAAGTCGTTCAGGTGGAATTGGTTCATCTGGTCCTGTTCGACCTGCACATGCCCCGCCTTTCCGGCCTGGACGCCCTCTTGGCGATCCGCAACCTCTTGCACACCACGCCACCGGCCGTGCTGATGACCGCAGAGGCGACCAACGACCTGATGCGCCGTGCTTTCCAAGCCCAAGTCTTCAGCGTGTTGCCCAAACCGGTGCAATTGCCCGTGGTCGTACATACTCTCGCCCGCGCCTTGCGCCAGACCTACGGGGTCCAGCATCCGTCCGTCCCTCTTGGGGAAGACTCCCACCCCGGTACTGCGACTTGA
- the groES gene encoding co-chaperone GroES, whose amino-acid sequence MKITPLNDKVLIERVEADEKTAGGIILPDTAKEKPKQGKVLALGEGKLLENGQRVPFQVKVGDRVLFSSYAGNEVQIDGKEYLVMSEDDILAVVD is encoded by the coding sequence ATGAAAATCACCCCGCTTAACGACAAAGTCCTCATCGAACGGGTCGAAGCCGACGAGAAAACCGCCGGTGGCATCATCCTCCCTGATACCGCCAAGGAAAAACCCAAACAGGGGAAAGTACTCGCTTTAGGAGAAGGCAAACTCCTGGAAAATGGCCAGCGCGTCCCCTTCCAGGTCAAAGTCGGTGATCGCGTGCTTTTTTCCTCCTACGCCGGTAATGAAGTCCAGATCGACGGCAAAGAGTATCTCGTCATGAGTGAAGATGACATTCTCGCCGTCGTGGACTGA
- a CDS encoding putative CRISPR-associated protein, with translation MPRTIVLCTVGTSLFYPNLAGLRKTLQEGGGAGNEKAALPPERREILEALASAYEQKDWPAVATQLVRLPASERLCGAEINSMHSLIQHGYVTGDCGVYFLHSDTPEGRAIGEVLREAFRQRGHQPVECVQVTDLQDSDPKLFRTKGLRNLARELSRIIRNHTASACAINATGGYKAQIALAVLIGQAIHVPVYYMHERFSEIIAFPPMPVAFDFDRWMQYSRVLYALEKEPRPWTELQEEWDEVLEGLTEVVDIDGEKWVELSATGQIFHDAFRERFRSHREMLLPPPAPRKEAPLIRDHSVTLKCRPELERYLQEVTQALPCIQRCVTHYTHPDLPLPMGFRIKPKSDELQIEGIYCNGRETVKFFVHTTAETDTQRRAVVAALNEWLDRRK, from the coding sequence ATGCCACGGACGATCGTGTTGTGCACGGTGGGCACCAGCCTGTTTTATCCCAATCTGGCGGGTTTGCGCAAGACGCTGCAAGAGGGGGGCGGTGCGGGAAACGAGAAAGCCGCTCTGCCGCCGGAACGGAGAGAAATCCTGGAAGCCTTGGCCTCGGCATACGAGCAGAAGGACTGGCCGGCGGTGGCGACGCAACTGGTCCGCTTGCCAGCCTCTGAGCGGCTTTGCGGCGCGGAAATCAACTCGATGCACAGCTTGATCCAACATGGCTATGTGACCGGGGATTGCGGCGTGTACTTCCTGCATTCGGATACTCCCGAGGGCCGGGCGATTGGTGAAGTGCTCCGGGAGGCTTTCCGCCAACGGGGTCATCAGCCGGTGGAATGCGTCCAGGTGACCGACTTGCAGGACAGTGATCCGAAGCTTTTCCGGACCAAAGGCTTGCGGAATCTGGCACGGGAATTGTCGCGGATCATTCGCAATCACACGGCCTCCGCTTGCGCCATCAACGCCACCGGCGGTTACAAAGCCCAGATTGCCCTGGCGGTCCTGATTGGCCAAGCCATCCACGTGCCGGTCTATTACATGCATGAACGCTTCAGCGAGATCATCGCCTTCCCCCCGATGCCGGTGGCTTTCGATTTCGACCGTTGGATGCAGTACAGCCGCGTGCTCTACGCCCTGGAGAAGGAACCGCGCCCTTGGACGGAGCTGCAAGAGGAATGGGACGAGGTGCTGGAAGGTCTGACCGAGGTGGTGGACATCGACGGGGAGAAATGGGTGGAATTGTCCGCGACGGGGCAGATTTTTCACGACGCTTTCCGGGAGCGCTTTCGCAGCCACCGAGAGATGCTGCTACCGCCGCCAGCTCCCAGAAAGGAAGCGCCACTCATCCGGGATCACTCTGTCACTCTCAAATGCCGCCCGGAGCTGGAACGCTACCTGCAAGAAGTGACCCAAGCCTTGCCTTGTATCCAGCGGTGCGTCACCCATTACACCCACCCGGACCTGCCTTTACCGATGGGCTTCCGAATCAAGCCGAAAAGCGACGAGCTACAGATCGAGGGGATTTACTGCAACGGCCGGGAAACGGTCAAGTTCTTCGTGCACACCACAGCGGAGACAGACACCCAACGCCGGGCGGTGGTCGCTGCTCTCAACGAGTGGCTCGACCGCCGCAAATGA
- a CDS encoding DUF1571 domain-containing protein: protein MSLRGWTRIGLVVLLLGCTRYGVNPPGGPFARKDGRGNLPPDVAWNEGEMGARGRLGEAVIPTGGRFPDRRPLLPRRRTGLADALPSPYAQDAVPPFIPPADASSGSRNPPLPPAGSPPEGAVPPPVPPPPLPSSPPSSPSGPPPASPAAPPALPPAAGTPTPPPPPAPPLSPPSDSAANPAPGASADAFSSLRQLLKTAQDRWATIHTYEAIAVRRELAPNKQRTYDRVFYLFRKEPFSVYMRNLDEANTGRELLYNPKQHGDKIYAIVGKADEGLLYKAGQRAPAVSPDFPMVKQKSRYSIREAGLGTPIQRVSQWLEKAERGQIPPQNLRFQPEVRRPECPDPLHLVELQLRPGDDPLFPQGGRRQWFFHANPQAETYALPILIRALDADGQEVEYYWIERLQPNVRLTDADFHPDRLGSGSSKPPPEARTPKRPNPKK, encoded by the coding sequence ATGTCATTACGTGGATGGACCAGGATTGGACTAGTGGTTTTGCTCCTCGGTTGCACCCGTTATGGAGTGAACCCTCCTGGAGGTCCGTTTGCTCGCAAGGATGGACGGGGCAACCTGCCGCCCGATGTGGCGTGGAATGAGGGGGAAATGGGAGCGCGCGGCCGGTTGGGAGAGGCGGTGATCCCGACGGGGGGCCGATTCCCGGATCGCCGTCCGTTGCTGCCGCGCCGTCGGACTGGCTTGGCGGACGCTCTGCCTTCCCCTTACGCTCAGGATGCCGTACCGCCGTTCATTCCTCCAGCGGATGCTTCTTCCGGTTCCCGGAACCCTCCGCTACCGCCAGCAGGTTCGCCCCCAGAGGGTGCTGTCCCCCCGCCGGTTCCTCCACCACCGCTACCTTCTTCCCCGCCATCTTCCCCTTCTGGCCCTCCGCCAGCTTCCCCGGCTGCACCCCCTGCCCTGCCGCCCGCCGCCGGGACTCCGACTCCACCACCACCGCCCGCGCCGCCTCTTTCCCCTCCCTCGGATTCTGCCGCCAATCCCGCACCCGGAGCATCCGCCGATGCGTTTTCCTCCTTGCGCCAACTCCTGAAAACCGCTCAAGACCGCTGGGCCACAATCCACACCTACGAAGCCATTGCTGTCCGCCGGGAACTGGCTCCCAACAAGCAGCGGACCTACGACCGGGTTTTTTACCTCTTCCGCAAGGAGCCGTTTTCCGTTTACATGCGCAATCTCGACGAGGCGAATACCGGCCGGGAGTTGTTGTACAACCCCAAGCAGCACGGGGACAAAATCTACGCCATCGTCGGCAAAGCGGACGAGGGACTGCTTTATAAAGCTGGGCAACGCGCCCCGGCTGTGTCCCCCGATTTCCCCATGGTCAAACAGAAATCCCGCTACAGCATTCGGGAAGCGGGGCTGGGCACGCCCATCCAGCGGGTGAGTCAGTGGCTAGAAAAGGCGGAACGGGGGCAGATTCCACCCCAGAATCTCCGCTTCCAGCCGGAAGTACGCCGGCCGGAATGCCCCGATCCCCTGCATCTGGTGGAATTGCAACTCCGCCCCGGTGATGACCCCCTCTTCCCGCAGGGTGGCCGGCGCCAATGGTTCTTCCACGCCAACCCCCAGGCGGAAACCTACGCCTTACCCATTCTCATCCGCGCCTTGGATGCCGACGGCCAGGAGGTGGAATACTACTGGATCGAACGCCTTCAGCCCAATGTCCGCCTGACCGATGCGGATTTCCATCCCGATCGCCTGGGCAGCGGCAGCAGTAAACCCCCACCCGAAGCTCGCACTCCGAAACGCCCCAATCCGAAAAAGTAA